The following proteins are co-located in the Candidatus Competibacteraceae bacterium genome:
- the tilS gene encoding tRNA lysidine(34) synthetase TilS yields the protein MNGACPGFAGLLDSVTALRDAYPCTRHLIVAYSGGLDSHALLHLLATHRHCWPERTLAAVYVDHGLQAASAAWGEHCAHICRELDIPFRVLRIDARPAPGESPEAAARRARYTALAAELRADAALLTAHHRDDQAETLLLQLLRGAGPHGLAAMPVASRLGQGWLLRPWLDVDRANLRAYALEHGLRWIEDDSNQDARFDRNYLRQRILPLLRERWPAVSRNLARSAQWCAETADWLDADADADLARAATPRPDALHIPALRELSEPRQRNTLRRWLRQLGLPVPDARQLRHILHDALTAARDRQPCIQWPGGEVRRYRDTLYALPPRIAHDARQIFVWRHGTHNYPPLDLPGLGTLRLRMTFGEGLRSETLAGIALTIRFRQGGERFRPAGRHHSQELKKLLQDAGIPPWERARLPLIYLPSTPTLPREGGGNQSLLAVVGLGIAAEAAAGPGEPGLLPVLQSPSATGFGIL from the coding sequence ATGAACGGCGCCTGTCCCGGCTTTGCCGGTCTACTGGATAGTGTTACCGCGCTGCGCGACGCCTACCCATGCACCCGCCATCTGATCGTCGCTTACAGCGGCGGCCTGGATTCCCATGCGCTGTTGCACCTGCTGGCAACCCATCGTCATTGCTGGCCGGAACGGACGCTGGCGGCGGTGTACGTCGATCACGGCTTGCAAGCCGCATCCGCCGCCTGGGGCGAACATTGCGCCCATATCTGCCGCGAACTGGACATCCCGTTCCGGGTACTGAGGATCGACGCCCGGCCCGCGCCGGGAGAAAGCCCCGAAGCCGCCGCTCGCCGCGCCCGCTACACCGCCCTGGCCGCCGAACTGAGAGCGGATGCCGCCCTGCTGACCGCCCACCATCGCGACGATCAGGCCGAAACCCTGTTGCTGCAACTGCTGCGTGGCGCTGGTCCGCACGGCCTGGCGGCGATGCCGGTCGCCAGCCGGCTCGGGCAGGGTTGGCTGCTGCGCCCCTGGCTGGACGTGGATCGCGCCAATCTGCGGGCCTACGCTCTCGAACACGGTTTGCGCTGGATCGAGGACGATAGCAACCAGGATGCCCGTTTCGACCGCAACTACCTGCGCCAGCGGATTCTGCCGCTGTTGCGGGAACGCTGGCCGGCGGTCAGCCGCAATCTGGCCCGTTCCGCCCAGTGGTGCGCCGAAACCGCCGACTGGCTGGACGCCGACGCCGACGCCGACCTCGCCCGCGCCGCTACCCCGCGTCCCGACGCGCTGCATATTCCGGCCTTGCGCGAACTGAGTGAACCGCGTCAACGCAACACGCTGCGACGCTGGTTGCGACAACTCGGCCTGCCGGTTCCCGATGCGCGGCAACTGCGGCACATTCTCCACGATGCCTTAACCGCCGCCCGCGACCGGCAACCGTGCATCCAGTGGCCCGGCGGCGAAGTGCGGCGCTACCGGGATACGCTGTATGCCCTGCCGCCGCGAATCGCGCACGACGCGCGACAAATCTTCGTCTGGCGGCACGGAACCCACAATTATCCGCCACTGGATCTACCGGGATTGGGAACGCTGCGGCTGCGGATGACCTTCGGCGAGGGACTGCGTTCCGAGACACTGGCCGGGATCGCGCTCACTATCCGATTCCGGCAAGGCGGCGAACGGTTCCGGCCGGCCGGACGTCACCACAGCCAGGAATTAAAGAAACTCCTGCAAGACGCCGGCATTCCCCCGTGGGAGCGGGCTCGCTTGCCGCTGATCTATCTCCCCTCCACGCCCACATTGCCCCGCGAAGGAGGAGGGAACCAGAGCCTGTTGGCGGTCGTCGGGCTGGGTATTGCCGCCGAAGCCGCCGCCGGACCCGGTGAGCCTGGCCTCCTGCCCGTTTTGCAGTCGCCATCGGCGACAGGCTTTGGTATCTTGTAG
- the accA gene encoding acetyl-CoA carboxylase carboxyl transferase subunit alpha has protein sequence MNPNNCLDFERPIAELEAMLKELRHLSAEQDLNIHDEIARLEAKSKALTDSIFASLTPWQISQIARHPLRPYTLDYVERLFTDFQELHGDRAFADDRALVGGLARLDGRPVLVIGHQKGRDTKEKIYRNFGMPRPEGYRKALRLMKLAERFRLPVLTFIDTPGAYPGIGAEERGQSEAIARNLFEMSRLRTPVICVVIGEGGSGGALAVGVGDRVLMLQYSTYSVISPEGCAAILWKSADKAPDAAEAMGLTADKLHKLKLIDAIIPEPPGGAHRDMAQMAEYVRAALRANLLELDALSMDDLLEQRYQRLMAYGVFKEAAPALSLQSTWQSSVAALLGKDKAGEG, from the coding sequence ATGAACCCGAACAATTGTCTGGACTTCGAACGACCCATCGCCGAGCTGGAGGCGATGCTCAAGGAGCTGCGGCATCTCAGCGCCGAGCAGGATCTCAATATTCACGACGAGATCGCCCGGCTGGAGGCCAAGAGCAAGGCGCTCACCGACTCCATCTTCGCCAGCCTGACGCCATGGCAGATCTCGCAAATCGCCCGCCATCCGCTGCGGCCCTACACCCTGGACTATGTGGAACGGCTGTTCACCGACTTTCAGGAGCTACACGGTGATCGCGCCTTCGCCGATGATCGTGCCCTCGTCGGTGGACTGGCGCGGCTGGATGGTCGGCCGGTGCTGGTGATCGGCCATCAGAAGGGCCGCGATACCAAGGAGAAAATTTACCGCAACTTCGGCATGCCGCGCCCGGAAGGCTATCGCAAGGCGCTGCGGCTGATGAAGCTGGCCGAGCGCTTCCGGTTGCCGGTATTGACCTTCATCGACACGCCGGGCGCCTATCCCGGCATCGGCGCCGAGGAGCGCGGGCAGAGCGAGGCCATCGCCCGCAACCTGTTCGAGATGAGCCGGCTGCGAACGCCGGTGATCTGCGTGGTGATCGGCGAAGGCGGCTCCGGCGGGGCGCTGGCGGTCGGGGTCGGCGACCGGGTGCTGATGCTGCAATACAGCACCTACTCGGTGATCTCACCGGAAGGCTGCGCGGCGATTCTGTGGAAAAGCGCCGACAAGGCTCCCGACGCCGCCGAGGCCATGGGCCTGACCGCCGACAAGCTGCATAAACTCAAGCTGATCGACGCCATCATTCCCGAGCCGCCCGGCGGCGCGCACCGCGATATGGCGCAGATGGCGGAGTATGTACGGGCCGCGCTGCGGGCGAATCTGTTGGAACTGGACGCACTATCCATGGATGACTTGCTGGAACAGCGTTACCAGCGGTTGATGGCCTACGGGGTGTTTAAGGAAGCCGCGCCGGCCCTCTCGCTGCAATCGACCTGGCAAAGCAGCGTGGCCGCCCTGCTGGGGAAGGACAAGGCCGGGGAGGGATAA
- a CDS encoding DegQ family serine endoprotease — protein MSHSRHLFSFVLLALSLCWATVAPARTAAEASPPDFRKLVKQNEPTVVNISTTQTPSRKSTTRIPGLPGQPGGDNPYLEFFKRFFQDRPELPSEHQANSLGSGFILSSDGYILTNAHVAQDADKIIVRLSDQRERPAKLIGVDEMTDVALLKIDGEELPAVKIGDSDALEVGEWVLAIGSPFGLEHTATQGIVSAIGRNLPSGTYVPFIQSDVAVNPGSSGGPLFNLRGEVIGINSQIYSSSGGYMGLSFAIPIKLAMQVVEQIKSTGEVTRGWLGVLLQAVNNDLADAFKLDRPRGALVAQILPDSPAASAGFKQGDVILRYGGEPVEESSQLPRMIGVTPVGKTVAMSILRNGEPLEIKATIARLEAVTEETVSTMDEYSDPLLKITVADLSNEQRRGLGADEGGVLVTTLDEGPAANAGLYPDDIVLEVDYTPVKSASQFVELVKELPKGKAVPVLVRRDNESLYLAIRMPEQG, from the coding sequence ATGAGCCACTCTCGCCACCTGTTCTCATTCGTGCTGCTTGCGCTGTCCCTGTGCTGGGCGACTGTCGCGCCGGCCCGCACCGCCGCCGAGGCCTCTCCGCCGGACTTTCGCAAGCTGGTCAAACAGAACGAGCCGACCGTCGTCAACATCAGCACCACCCAGACCCCCAGCCGAAAGAGCACCACCCGCATCCCCGGCCTACCGGGACAACCGGGTGGCGATAATCCCTATCTGGAGTTTTTCAAGCGCTTCTTTCAGGATCGCCCGGAATTGCCCAGCGAGCACCAGGCCAACTCGCTGGGCTCGGGGTTCATCCTCTCGTCCGACGGCTATATCCTGACCAATGCCCACGTTGCCCAGGACGCCGACAAGATCATCGTCCGGCTCAGCGATCAGCGAGAGCGACCGGCCAAGCTGATCGGCGTGGACGAAATGACCGACGTCGCCCTGCTGAAAATCGATGGCGAGGAGCTGCCGGCCGTGAAAATCGGCGATTCCGACGCGCTGGAAGTCGGTGAATGGGTGCTGGCCATCGGCTCGCCCTTCGGCCTGGAGCACACCGCCACCCAGGGCATCGTCAGCGCGATCGGTCGCAACCTGCCCAGCGGCACCTACGTACCGTTCATCCAAAGCGACGTCGCGGTCAACCCCGGCAGCTCCGGCGGCCCGCTGTTCAACTTGCGCGGCGAGGTGATTGGGATCAACTCACAGATCTACAGTAGCTCCGGCGGTTACATGGGCCTGTCGTTCGCCATCCCCATCAAGCTGGCGATGCAGGTGGTCGAACAGATTAAATCCACCGGCGAGGTGACCCGCGGCTGGTTGGGCGTACTGCTACAAGCGGTCAACAACGATCTGGCCGACGCGTTCAAGCTGGATCGGCCGCGCGGGGCGCTGGTCGCGCAGATCCTGCCGGACAGTCCAGCCGCCAGCGCCGGCTTCAAGCAGGGCGACGTCATTCTGCGCTACGGCGGCGAACCGGTGGAGGAGTCCTCGCAACTGCCGCGAATGATCGGCGTGACTCCAGTTGGCAAAACCGTGGCCATGTCGATTCTGCGCAACGGCGAGCCGCTGGAAATCAAGGCCACCATCGCCCGCTTGGAAGCGGTGACCGAGGAAACCGTTTCCACCATGGATGAATACAGCGATCCGCTGCTGAAAATCACCGTTGCCGATCTGAGCAACGAACAGCGCCGTGGCCTGGGCGCGGATGAGGGGGGTGTGCTGGTCACCACGCTCGACGAAGGCCCGGCCGCGAACGCCGGCCTGTATCCGGACGACATCGTCCTGGAAGTCGATTACACGCCGGTCAAAAGCGCCAGCCAGTTCGTGGAACTGGTCAAGGAACTGCCCAAGGGCAAGGCGGTGCCGGTACTGGTGCGGCGGGACAACGAATCGCTGTATCTGGCCATACGCATGCCCGAGCAGGGCTGA
- a CDS encoding PilT/PilU family type 4a pilus ATPase, with protein MVDDHEKATQYLYELALKLLELEGSDIFITAGSPPALKVNQLLHRIGNQKLRPQQTMLLIRSIMNDRQVREFDQHREVNFSLNFPDVARFRVSAFTQRGSAGMVLRLIQQRIPTIEELHLPPILQDIAMAQRGLVIFLGGTGCGKTTSMAAMVDYRNSQCQEHIITVEDPIEFFHQHKQCLVDQREVGTDTESYEVALKNTLRQAPNVILIGEARDRETMQAAINFAETGHLCLTTLHANNTDQAFDRIINFFSEEKRAQVLMDLSFNVKAFISQRLLPREDQPGLVPAVEILLNTPLMAELIFQGRVKEIKSVMARSSEQGIVTFDDALFNLYESSQISYETAIRHADSANNLRLRIKLESRWPPPRAAGEGHLQIQKDPKR; from the coding sequence ATGGTGGACGATCATGAGAAGGCGACTCAGTACCTTTACGAGTTGGCGCTTAAATTACTGGAGTTGGAGGGATCGGACATTTTCATCACCGCCGGTAGCCCGCCGGCGCTTAAGGTCAACCAGCTGCTGCATCGAATCGGCAACCAGAAACTGAGGCCGCAGCAGACCATGTTGCTGATACGTTCGATCATGAACGACCGGCAGGTGCGGGAGTTCGACCAGCATCGCGAAGTCAATTTTTCCTTGAATTTTCCCGATGTCGCGCGCTTTCGGGTCAGTGCCTTTACCCAGCGTGGTAGCGCCGGCATGGTGCTGCGTTTGATCCAGCAGCGGATCCCGACCATCGAGGAACTCCACCTGCCGCCGATTCTCCAGGACATCGCCATGGCCCAGCGCGGTCTGGTGATTTTCCTCGGCGGTACCGGTTGCGGCAAGACCACGTCCATGGCGGCCATGGTGGATTATCGCAACAGTCAGTGCCAAGAGCACATTATTACCGTCGAGGATCCCATCGAGTTTTTCCATCAACACAAGCAATGTTTGGTGGACCAGCGTGAAGTCGGTACGGATACCGAGTCCTACGAGGTAGCCCTGAAGAACACGCTGCGTCAAGCGCCCAACGTGATTTTGATCGGCGAGGCGCGGGATCGGGAAACCATGCAGGCCGCGATCAATTTCGCCGAAACCGGTCATCTATGCCTGACCACGCTGCATGCCAACAATACCGATCAGGCCTTCGATCGCATCATTAATTTTTTTTCCGAAGAGAAACGGGCGCAGGTGCTGATGGATCTGTCCTTCAATGTAAAGGCGTTCATTTCGCAGCGCCTGCTGCCGCGCGAGGACCAGCCGGGGCTGGTTCCGGCAGTGGAGATCCTGCTCAACACCCCACTGATGGCCGAGCTGATCTTCCAGGGTCGGGTCAAGGAGATCAAGAGCGTGATGGCCCGCTCCAGCGAACAAGGCATCGTGACTTTCGATGATGCGTTGTTCAACCTATACGAATCCAGCCAGATCAGTTACGAGACCGCTATCCGCCACGCCGATTCCGCCAACAACCTGCGACTGCGGATCAAGCTGGAAAGCCGGTGGCCACCGCCGCGAGCCGCTGGCGAGGGTCATTTGCAGATCCAGAAAGATCCCAAGCGCTGA
- the nadA gene encoding quinolinate synthase NadA, translating to MSAVTAEIFTKDHRLLPVQVPPTVLETLDAAEKAALVAKIERLLVERDAALVAHYYTSPELQELAEATGGYVSDSLDMARFGTECKASTLVVAGVRFMGETAKILNPEKRVLMPDLRAECSLDLGCPPEEFAAFCDQHPERAVVVYANTSAAVKARSDWVVTSGIALDLVRHLAERGEKLIWAPDRHLGAYVQRETGVDMLLWSGSCVVHEAFKADGLRKLRARHPDARVLVHPESPLDIIAQADMVGSTTALVEAARKLPAKKFIVATDNGLFHKMRQAAPDKVFLEAPTAGKGASCVSCAHCPWMAMNGLRNLARVLETGRNEIFIDEAVRERAVRPIRRLLEFARQRKQAVLGNNDA from the coding sequence ATGAGCGCAGTCACTGCCGAGATTTTCACCAAGGACCACCGCCTGTTGCCGGTGCAGGTGCCGCCCACCGTGCTCGAGACGCTGGACGCCGCCGAAAAAGCGGCGTTGGTGGCGAAGATCGAACGCTTGCTGGTGGAACGGGACGCCGCTCTGGTCGCTCATTACTACACTTCGCCCGAACTGCAGGAGCTGGCCGAGGCCACTGGTGGCTATGTATCGGATTCGCTGGACATGGCCCGCTTCGGTACCGAGTGCAAAGCCAGCACGCTGGTAGTGGCGGGGGTACGTTTCATGGGCGAGACCGCCAAGATCCTCAATCCGGAAAAACGGGTGTTGATGCCGGACCTGCGGGCCGAGTGCTCGCTGGATCTGGGTTGTCCTCCCGAGGAATTCGCCGCCTTCTGCGACCAGCACCCCGAGCGGGCGGTGGTGGTCTACGCCAACACCAGCGCGGCGGTGAAGGCCCGTTCCGACTGGGTGGTCACCTCGGGCATCGCCCTGGACCTGGTGCGCCATTTGGCCGAGCGCGGCGAAAAACTGATTTGGGCACCCGACCGGCACCTGGGCGCCTACGTACAGCGGGAGACCGGCGTCGATATGTTGCTGTGGAGCGGCTCCTGCGTGGTGCACGAAGCCTTCAAGGCCGATGGACTGCGCAAGCTGCGCGCCCGGCATCCCGACGCCAGGGTGCTGGTCCACCCCGAATCACCGCTGGATATTATTGCCCAGGCCGACATGGTCGGATCGACCACGGCGCTGGTCGAGGCGGCGCGCAAGCTGCCGGCGAAAAAGTTTATCGTCGCCACCGACAACGGTCTGTTTCACAAGATGCGACAGGCGGCGCCGGACAAGGTTTTTCTGGAAGCGCCCACCGCCGGCAAGGGCGCCTCCTGCGTCAGCTGCGCCCACTGCCCATGGATGGCGATGAACGGTTTGCGCAACCTGGCGCGGGTGCTGGAAACCGGTCGGAATGAGATCTTCATCGACGAAGCGGTGCGCGAACGGGCGGTTCGGCCCATTCGCCGCTTGTTGGAATTCGCCAGGCAGCGCAAGCAGGCCGTGCTGGGGAATAACGATGCCTGA
- a CDS encoding NUDIX domain-containing protein, producing MNSPTASLPTLTTDIVPFAIRGERLEVLLARQTTGWGLPGGPVGVDEDLDAAARRQLAEQTGLSEVYLEQLYTFGRPDRNPARRMVAVAYFALIPIASGSIGAPVVGDTVRWAAVAEPPPLVLDHGEIVAVARRRLAAKLLYSTIALQLMPERFTLSELQAVHEIILGEPLDKRNFRKRVLALDHIEATGELARHGGRRPARLYRALHPGQVELIK from the coding sequence ATGAACTCGCCGACCGCCAGCCTGCCGACCCTGACCACCGACATTGTGCCGTTCGCCATTCGCGGCGAACGGCTGGAGGTGCTGCTGGCGCGACAGACGACCGGTTGGGGACTGCCTGGCGGTCCGGTCGGCGTGGATGAAGATCTGGACGCCGCCGCCCGCCGCCAGTTGGCTGAACAGACGGGTCTGTCCGAGGTGTATCTGGAGCAGTTGTACACCTTCGGCCGACCGGATCGTAACCCGGCGCGGCGGATGGTGGCGGTGGCCTACTTCGCGCTGATTCCCATCGCCAGTGGGTCGATCGGCGCTCCGGTCGTGGGCGATACCGTGCGCTGGGCGGCGGTGGCCGAACCGCCACCGCTGGTCCTGGACCACGGCGAGATCGTCGCGGTGGCCCGTCGCCGGTTGGCGGCCAAACTGCTGTATTCCACCATCGCCCTGCAACTCATGCCGGAGCGCTTCACCTTGAGCGAATTGCAGGCGGTCCACGAAATCATCCTGGGCGAACCGTTGGACAAGCGCAATTTCCGCAAGCGCGTACTGGCGCTGGATCACATCGAAGCCACCGGCGAGCTGGCGCGGCACGGCGGCCGACGGCCAGCCCGGTTGTATCGAGCCCTGCACCCTGGCCAGGTTGAGCTGATCAAGTAA
- a CDS encoding alpha/beta fold hydrolase yields the protein MGVQRETVVLVHGLYVHGLWMRLLEYWLEEAGYHTVNYSYPSITRSPAENAEDLHTLLKSLDTPVVHFLGHSMGGLVVRHLFHHYPKQRPGRIVTLGTPHQGSYAARIMHDSGLGLFVGQGGLEGGLMGDAPAWVAPNPLGSIAGTLNIGLGLLFPGMPAPSDGMIAVVETQFPGMADHICLPVSHMQMLVDPTTITQACAFFATSRFRHVRSARLEEGMVD from the coding sequence ATGGGGGTCCAGCGGGAAACGGTGGTGCTGGTGCATGGTTTGTACGTGCACGGCTTGTGGATGCGACTGCTTGAGTACTGGCTGGAAGAGGCCGGTTACCACACGGTGAACTACTCCTACCCGAGCATCACGCGCTCACCGGCGGAAAACGCCGAGGATTTGCACACTTTGTTGAAGTCGCTGGATACGCCGGTCGTTCATTTCCTGGGCCACAGCATGGGCGGCTTGGTGGTGCGCCATTTATTCCATCATTACCCCAAACAGCGGCCCGGTCGCATCGTGACCCTGGGCACGCCCCATCAGGGCAGCTACGCCGCTCGCATCATGCACGACAGCGGGTTGGGCCTGTTCGTGGGCCAAGGCGGCTTAGAGGGTGGGCTGATGGGCGATGCGCCGGCCTGGGTCGCGCCCAACCCACTCGGTTCGATCGCCGGCACTCTAAACATCGGCCTGGGCCTGTTGTTTCCCGGCATGCCAGCGCCGTCCGACGGCATGATCGCGGTGGTCGAAACTCAGTTTCCCGGCATGGCCGATCATATTTGCCTGCCGGTTTCGCACATGCAGATGCTGGTGGATCCAACGACGATCACTCAGGCGTGCGCGTTTTTTGCCACCAGCCGGTTCCGCCATGTCCGCTCTGCGCGACTGGAAGAGGGAATGGTAGACTGA
- a CDS encoding YebC/PmpR family DNA-binding transcriptional regulator, whose translation MAGHSKWANIQHRKNTQDAKRGKLFTRLIRETTVAARMGGGDPNANPRLRLAVDKALAANMPKDTVDRAIKRGTGGLEGVEYEEIRYEGYGPGGVAVMVDAVTDNRNRTVAEVRHAFSKCGGNLGTSGSVAFQFTEQGVLSYPAGSDEDHLMEVAIEAGADDVLSYEDGSVDVLVSPAAFQEVKQAMIAAGLEPEAAEVTQRAGSSTTLGFEDAQKMVKLLEMLEDLDDTQNVYSNADISDDILAKL comes from the coding sequence ATGGCTGGACATAGCAAGTGGGCGAACATCCAACATCGGAAAAACACCCAGGACGCCAAACGCGGCAAGTTGTTCACCCGGCTGATCCGCGAAACCACCGTGGCGGCCCGCATGGGCGGCGGCGACCCCAACGCCAACCCGCGATTGCGGCTGGCGGTGGACAAGGCGCTGGCCGCCAACATGCCCAAGGACACCGTTGACCGGGCCATCAAGCGCGGTACCGGCGGGCTGGAGGGCGTGGAGTACGAGGAAATCCGCTACGAGGGCTATGGGCCGGGCGGAGTGGCGGTGATGGTGGATGCCGTGACCGACAATCGCAATCGCACGGTGGCGGAAGTCCGTCACGCCTTCAGCAAATGCGGCGGCAATCTCGGCACCAGCGGTTCGGTGGCGTTTCAGTTCACCGAGCAGGGGGTGCTGAGCTATCCAGCCGGTAGCGACGAGGACCACCTCATGGAAGTCGCCATCGAGGCCGGCGCCGACGATGTGCTGAGTTACGAGGACGGCTCGGTGGACGTGCTCGTCAGTCCGGCGGCCTTTCAGGAGGTCAAGCAGGCCATGATCGCCGCCGGCCTGGAACCGGAGGCAGCGGAAGTGACCCAGCGCGCCGGCTCCAGCACCACCCTCGGTTTCGAGGACGCCCAGAAAATGGTCAAGCTGCTGGAGATGCTGGAAGATCTGGACGACACGCAGAACGTCTACTCCAACGCCGACATTTCCGACGACATCCTGGCCAAACTCTGA
- the ruvC gene encoding crossover junction endodeoxyribonuclease RuvC → MGIDPGSRITGYGIVDMDGPRSRHIASGCIQTGSDRPLPERLKTIFEGLSTVIQSWQPAEVAVEQVFMHRNPDSALKLGQARGAALCAVVLAGLPVSEYAPRAIKQAVVGSGAADKSQVQHMVALLLSLPESPQADAADALAVAICHGHTRQTLQRFGSAAVLAGRRR, encoded by the coding sequence ATGGGCATCGATCCCGGTTCGCGGATCACCGGCTACGGCATTGTCGACATGGACGGGCCGCGCAGCCGCCATATCGCCAGCGGCTGCATCCAGACCGGCAGCGACCGGCCGCTACCGGAACGCCTGAAAACCATTTTCGAAGGGTTGAGCACCGTGATTCAGTCCTGGCAACCGGCGGAAGTCGCGGTCGAGCAGGTATTCATGCACCGCAATCCCGATTCGGCGCTCAAGCTTGGGCAGGCTCGGGGCGCGGCGCTGTGCGCCGTGGTGCTGGCCGGATTGCCGGTCAGCGAATACGCGCCGCGCGCCATCAAGCAGGCGGTGGTGGGCAGCGGCGCGGCCGATAAATCGCAGGTGCAACATATGGTCGCCTTGCTGCTGAGCTTGCCGGAATCGCCGCAAGCCGATGCCGCCGACGCCTTGGCGGTGGCGATCTGCCATGGCCACACCCGGCAGACCTTGCAGCGGTTCGGTTCCGCCGCCGTGCTGGCCGGGAGGCGACGGTGA
- the ruvA gene encoding Holliday junction branch migration protein RuvA — protein MIGRLRGLLIWKQPPGLMIDAHGVGYELEASMNTFQSLPELGVEVALFTHLAVREDAHALYGFASTAERGLFRNLIRVSGVGPRLALLILSGMSVEAFGRCVRESDATALTRLPGIGKKTAERLIIEMRDRIGELGPYPATVTLPGDRPVTADATPRDDAISALVALGYKLPEASRMVQSLDIEDLASEAIIRLALQSSVRR, from the coding sequence GTGATCGGCCGCCTGCGCGGGCTGCTGATCTGGAAGCAGCCGCCGGGCCTGATGATCGACGCCCACGGCGTCGGTTACGAGCTGGAGGCGTCGATGAACACTTTTCAGAGCCTGCCGGAACTGGGTGTGGAGGTTGCCTTGTTCACCCATCTGGCGGTGCGCGAGGACGCCCATGCCCTGTACGGTTTCGCCAGCACCGCCGAGCGCGGCCTGTTCCGCAACCTGATTCGGGTCAGCGGGGTAGGGCCGCGGCTGGCGCTGCTGATTCTGTCCGGCATGAGCGTGGAGGCGTTCGGCCGCTGCGTGCGCGAAAGTGACGCCACCGCGCTGACCCGATTGCCGGGCATCGGCAAGAAAACCGCCGAGCGCTTGATCATCGAAATGCGTGATCGGATCGGCGAACTAGGCCCGTATCCGGCGACCGTCACCCTGCCAGGCGATCGCCCCGTGACGGCGGACGCCACGCCGCGGGACGATGCCATCAGCGCCTTGGTGGCGCTGGGCTACAAGCTGCCCGAAGCCTCGCGCATGGTGCAGAGCCTCGACATCGAAGATCTCGCCAGCGAAGCGATCATCCGGTTGGCGCTACAATCCAGCGTCCGCCGCTGA
- the ruvB gene encoding Holliday junction branch migration DNA helicase RuvB encodes MNPSDRLISPATSGDDATQDRAVRPRRLDEYIGQQTMREQLEIFVQAARARAEALDHVLLFGPPGLGKTTLAHIVAVEMGVNLRQTSGPVLERPGDIAALLTNLEPRDVLFIDEIHRLSPVVEEVLYPAMEDYQIDIMIGEGPAARSIKLDLPPFTLVGATTRAGLLTSPLRDRFGIVHRLEFYTPEELTEIVARSARILGIETDDPEGAIEIGRRSRGTPRIANRLLRRVRDFAQVKADGRITVEVARRALDLLKVDEHGFDELDRRLLWLMIDKFGGGPVGLDTLAAALGEERGTIEEVLEPYLIQQGFLMRTPRGRLATAHAYRHFGLATTGPAGGGDLFGAAP; translated from the coding sequence ATGAACCCTTCCGATCGTCTGATTTCCCCGGCCACCAGCGGCGATGACGCCACTCAGGACCGGGCCGTCCGCCCCCGGCGGCTGGACGAGTACATCGGCCAGCAGACCATGCGCGAGCAGTTGGAGATTTTCGTCCAGGCCGCCCGCGCCCGCGCCGAGGCGCTGGACCATGTGCTGCTGTTTGGCCCGCCCGGTTTGGGCAAAACCACCCTGGCGCATATCGTCGCCGTCGAGATGGGCGTCAACCTGCGCCAGACTTCCGGGCCGGTGCTGGAGCGGCCCGGCGACATCGCCGCGCTGCTGACCAACCTGGAACCGCGCGACGTGCTGTTCATCGACGAAATTCACCGCTTGAGCCCGGTGGTGGAGGAAGTGCTGTATCCGGCGATGGAGGATTATCAGATCGACATCATGATCGGCGAGGGACCGGCGGCGCGCTCGATCAAGTTGGACCTGCCGCCGTTCACCCTGGTCGGCGCCACCACCCGCGCTGGCCTGCTGACCTCGCCGTTGCGGGACCGCTTCGGCATCGTCCACCGGCTGGAGTTTTACACGCCGGAGGAACTGACCGAGATCGTGGCCCGCTCGGCGCGCATTCTCGGGATCGAGACCGATGATCCCGAAGGCGCGATAGAGATCGGCCGGCGTTCGCGCGGCACGCCCCGCATCGCCAACCGGCTGTTGCGGCGGGTGCGTGATTTCGCCCAGGTGAAGGCGGACGGGCGGATCACCGTCGAGGTGGCGCGGCGGGCGCTCGATCTGCTGAAAGTGGACGAACACGGTTTCGACGAGTTGGACCGGCGGTTGTTGTGGCTGATGATCGACAAATTCGGCGGCGGGCCGGTGGGGCTGGACACGCTGGCGGCGGCGCTGGGCGAGGAGCGCGGCACCATCGAAGAGGTCTTGGAACCGTATTTGATCCAGCAGGGTTTCCTGATGCGTACCCCGCGCGGCCGGCTGGCGACCGCGCACGCGTACCGTCATTTCGGCTTGGCCACCACCGGTCCGGCGGGGGGCGGCGATCTGTTTGGCGCCGCCCCCTAG